A single window of Aspergillus puulaauensis MK2 DNA, chromosome 5, nearly complete sequence DNA harbors:
- the kexA gene encoding serine-type carboxypeptidase kexA (BUSCO:EOG092623WR;~COG:O;~EggNog:ENOG410PGB2;~InterPro:IPR001563,IPR029058;~MEROPS:MER0000413;~PFAM:PF00450;~TransMembrane:1 (o468-485i);~go_function: GO:0004185 - serine-type carboxypeptidase activity [Evidence IEA];~go_process: GO:0006508 - proteolysis [Evidence IEA]) has product MHAGHIEVDPETNGNLFFWHYQNRHIANRQRTVIWLNGGPGCSSMDGALMEVGPYRLKDNHTLEYNEGSWDEFTNLLFVDQPVGTGFSFANTNSYLHELDEMAVQFVTFMEKWFAIFPEYERDDIYFAGESYAGQYIPYIAKAIQERNKNINRDRDAHWNLRGLLIGNGWISPAEQYPAYLTYAYEEGLVQEGSKLGKQLEVLLSVCKSKMETGHPKVSIRDCEAVLTGLLQNTHDSNDQCYNMYDIRLRDAPDSCGADWPPDLHDVLPYLQSHEVTQALNINPSKQSGWQECEGNVGNAFQADKSKPSVNLLPGLLESGVKILLFSGDKDLICNHVGTEELIGNMKWSGGTGFEISPGVWAPRHDWTFEGEPAGYYQHARNLTYVLFYNASHMVPFDLPRPSRDMVDRFMNVDIASIGGMPADSRIDGEPLPQTSVGGHPNSTAAEEQEQQKIKETEWNAYAKSGEAVLVVVIIGVLVWGFFIWRSRQRHSGYRGISVKSPSSTSVLGRFHNKQSNGTDVEAGDFDEAELDDLHSPGLDRENYAVGDDSGDEGQGQGQQQAQGSSSQAGVNLVE; this is encoded by the exons atgcATGCCGG ACATATAGAGGTAGACCCAGAAACCAACGGAAACCTTTTTTTCTGGCACTATCAAAATCGGCACATCGCAAACCGTCAGCGAACGGTGATCTGGCTGAACGGAGGACCCGGCTGCAGCTCGATGGATGGCGCGCTTATGGAGGTTGGGCCCTATCGACTGAAGGATAACCACACCTTGGAATACAACGAGGGCTCATGGGACGAATTCACGAATCTTCTCTTTGTCGACCAGCCTGTTGGAACCGGGTTCAGcttcgccaacaccaacagctaTCTCCATGAGCTAGATGAAATGGCTGTACAATTTGTTACATTTATGGAGAAGTGGTTCGCCATATTTCCTGAATACGAACGAGATGAT ATTTATTTCGCTGGCGAATCATATGCAGGCCAATATATCCCATACATTGCGAAAGCTATCCAAGAACGAAACAAAAACATCAACAGAGATCGGGATGCACATTGGAATCTTCGCGGTCTTCTCATCGGTAATGGTTGGATATCGCCAGCAGAACAGTACCCGGCCTACTTGACTTATGCTTATGAAGAGGGCCTTGTTCAGGAAGGTAGCAAGCTCGGAAAACAACTCGAAGTTTTACTCTCCGTCTGCAAATCGAAAATGGAAACTGGGCACCCCAAAGTTTCCATACGTGATTGCGAAGCGGTTTTGACTGGACTACTCCAGAACACCCACGACTCGAATGATCAATGTTACAACATGTACGATATCCGCCTTCGCGATGCTCCCGATTCTTGTGGCGCGGACTGGCCGCCAGACCTGCATGATGTGCTGCCTTACCTACAGAGCCACGAAGTAACTCAAGCTCTGAACATAAATCCTAGCAAACAATCAGGGTGGCAAGAATGCGAGGGCAATGTGGGCAACGCGTTTCAGGCAGATAAGTCCAAGCCATCAGTCAACCTGCTTCCCGGATTACTCGAGTCGGGTGTTAAAATTCTTCTCTTCAGTGGTGATAAAGACCTCATTTGCAATCATGTTGGGACCGAGGAGCTCATTGGTAATATGAAGTGGTCTGGTGGTACTGGCTTCGAAATTTCACCGGGTGTGTGGGCGCCACGACATGATTGGACGTTTGAAGGTGAGCCGGCTGGTTACTACCAACATGCGAGGAACCTGACCTACGTTCTCTTTTACAACGCCAGTCACATGGTTCCATTCGATCTCCCTCGGCCTTCCCGGGATATGGTCGACCGCTTTATGAACGTAGACATTGCCAGCATTGGTGGCATGCCAGCAGACTCTCGCATCGATGGTGAACCTCTCCCTCAAACCTCTGTAGGTGGCCACCCAAACAGCACGGCCgccgaagaacaagaacagcagAAGATCAAAGAAACTGAGTGGAATGCCTACGCCAAGTCCGGCGAAGCAGTACTCGTTGTTGTCATTATTGGGGTTCTAGTATGGGGCTTCTTCATATGGCGCAGCCGCCAACGGCACAGCGGCTATCGTGGCATCTCTGTCAAATCCCCAAGTTCGACATCTGTCCTAGGACGATTTCACAACAAGCAGAGTAACGGCACAGACGTGGAAGCCGGCGATTTTGATGAGGCTGAACTGGATGACTTACACTCACCTGGCTTGGATCGAGAGAACTACGCTGTCGGTGATGACAGTGGAGACGAAGGGCAGGGAcaggggcagcagcaagctcaaGGGTCCTCATCGCAAGCCGGAGTTAATCTTGTAGAATAA